From Pararhodobacter zhoushanensis, the proteins below share one genomic window:
- the ugpE gene encoding sn-glycerol-3-phosphate ABC transporter permease UgpE, with protein sequence MVENDRWGTLLAHLILIIGVAIVVFPVYVALIASTHAPGTFLQGVMPLLPGSHAIENYSTVIFEGRSNAGAPPIGLMLWNSFVMAMMIAVGKIAISLLSAFAIVYFRFRFRIFFFWIIFITLMLPVEVRIVPTYQVVANLGMLNSYWGLSIPLIASATATFLFRQFFMTVPEEMLEAARVDGAGPLKFFKDILLPLSVTNIAAMFVIMFIYGWNQYLWPLLVTNDEAYYTVVMGIQRMVTGADSEPLWHLVMATVVLAALPPILVILFMQRLFVKGLTETEK encoded by the coding sequence ATGGTAGAAAACGACCGCTGGGGCACGCTTCTTGCCCATCTCATCCTGATCATCGGCGTCGCCATCGTGGTGTTCCCGGTCTATGTGGCGCTGATCGCCTCGACCCACGCGCCGGGCACCTTCCTGCAGGGCGTCATGCCGTTGCTGCCCGGCAGCCACGCGATCGAGAACTATTCGACCGTGATCTTCGAGGGGCGCTCGAACGCCGGTGCGCCGCCTATTGGCCTGATGCTGTGGAACAGCTTCGTCATGGCGATGATGATCGCGGTGGGCAAGATTGCGATCTCGCTGCTCTCGGCCTTCGCCATCGTCTATTTCCGCTTCCGGTTCCGCATCTTCTTCTTCTGGATCATCTTCATCACCCTGATGCTGCCGGTCGAGGTGCGCATCGTGCCGACCTATCAGGTTGTCGCCAATCTGGGGATGCTCAACAGCTACTGGGGCCTGTCGATCCCGCTGATCGCCTCGGCCACGGCGACCTTCCTGTTCCGGCAGTTCTTCATGACCGTGCCCGAGGAAATGCTGGAAGCCGCGCGCGTTGATGGTGCCGGGCCGCTCAAGTTCTTCAAGGACATCCTGCTGCCCCTGTCGGTCACCAACATCGCCGCGATGTTTGTGATCATGTTCATCTATGGCTGGAACCAGTACCTCTGGCCGCTTCTGGTGACCAATGACGAGGCTTATTACACCGTCGTCATGGGCATTCAGCGCATGGTGACCGGAGCCGACAGCGAGCCCCTGTGGCATCTGGTGATGGCCACCGTCGTGCTGGCCGCGCTGCCGCCTATCCTGGTGATTTTGTTCATGCAACGGCTCTTTGTGAAGGGCCTGACCGAGACGGAGAAGTAA
- the ugpB gene encoding sn-glycerol-3-phosphate ABC transporter substrate-binding protein UgpB produces MLKHSLLAATALALVAPAAQAQTEIQWWHAMGGRLGELVEEIAANFNASQSDYVVVPSFRGTYAETMNGAIAAFRAGEQPAIVQVFEVGTGTMMAAEGAIYPIYELMEANDVVFDPSAYLPAVVGYYADPDGNMLSFPFNSSTPILYYNRDVFEAAGLDADTPPATWADMEAMSRQIVESGAATCGFTTRWPSWVQLENFLAYHNLPLGTQQNGFAGFDTELVLNQHPALIRHWENLARWQSEGLFSWAGGGAGPDAGAKFYSGECAMMMESSAGRAGVLSNATFNVGYGMQPYYADVEGAPQNSIIGGATLWALTGHTDEEYTGVAQFFAFLSLPENQAWWHQNTGYLPITQAAFELTQSEGYYDANPGADISIRQMNLNPPTENSRGLRFGNFVQIRDIISEEMEAMIIGTIGAQQAADNIVARGNDLLRDFEAATQ; encoded by the coding sequence ATGTTGAAACACAGTCTCCTGGCCGCGACCGCACTGGCGCTCGTTGCGCCCGCCGCGCAGGCGCAGACCGAAATCCAGTGGTGGCACGCAATGGGCGGCCGTCTGGGCGAGCTGGTCGAAGAGATCGCCGCCAACTTCAACGCCAGCCAGTCCGATTACGTCGTCGTTCCCAGCTTCCGCGGCACCTATGCCGAGACGATGAACGGCGCGATCGCCGCGTTCCGCGCCGGTGAGCAGCCCGCCATCGTGCAGGTCTTCGAAGTCGGCACCGGTACGATGATGGCCGCCGAAGGCGCGATCTATCCGATCTATGAGCTGATGGAAGCCAATGATGTGGTCTTCGATCCGTCGGCCTATCTGCCGGCCGTCGTCGGCTATTATGCCGATCCCGATGGCAACATGCTGTCGTTCCCGTTCAACTCGTCGACGCCGATCCTGTATTACAACCGCGACGTGTTCGAGGCCGCCGGTCTGGACGCCGATACCCCGCCGGCCACCTGGGCTGACATGGAAGCCATGTCGCGCCAGATCGTCGAGTCGGGCGCGGCCACCTGTGGCTTCACCACCCGCTGGCCCAGCTGGGTTCAGCTGGAGAACTTCCTTGCCTATCACAACCTGCCGCTGGGCACCCAGCAAAACGGTTTCGCAGGCTTCGACACCGAGCTGGTGCTGAACCAGCATCCGGCGCTGATCCGGCATTGGGAAAATCTGGCCCGTTGGCAGTCCGAAGGCCTGTTCAGCTGGGCGGGCGGCGGCGCTGGCCCTGACGCGGGTGCCAAGTTCTATTCGGGCGAATGCGCGATGATGATGGAAAGCTCGGCCGGTCGTGCCGGGGTTCTGTCGAACGCCACGTTCAACGTCGGCTATGGCATGCAGCCGTATTACGCCGATGTCGAAGGCGCGCCGCAGAACTCGATCATCGGCGGGGCCACGCTGTGGGCGCTGACGGGTCACACCGACGAGGAATACACCGGCGTTGCCCAGTTCTTCGCCTTCCTGTCGCTGCCCGAGAACCAGGCCTGGTGGCACCAGAACACCGGCTACCTGCCGATCACGCAGGCCGCTTTCGAGCTGACCCAGTCGGAAGGTTACTATGACGCCAACCCCGGCGCCGACATCTCGATCCGTCAGATGAACCTGAACCCGCCGACCGAAAACTCGCGCGGTCTGCGTTTCGGGAATTTCGTTCAGATCCGCGACATCATCTCGGAAGAGATGGAAGCGATGATCATCGGTACGATCGGCGCCCAGCAAGCCGCGGACAACATCGTCGCGCGCGGCAACGATCTGCTGCGCGATTTCGAAGCGGCGACGCAGTAA
- the ugpC gene encoding sn-glycerol-3-phosphate ABC transporter ATP-binding protein UgpC: MARIVLDGLSKVYPGGVQAVSDVSLDIADGEMIVLVGPSGCGKSTLLRMVAGLETITGGTLTIGDRVVNGLEPAQRDIAMVFQNYALYPHMTVYNNLAYGLRNQGVDKAEIERRVQEAAAMLQIGEYLDRKPRNLSGGQRQRVAMGRALVREPAAFLFDEPLSNLDAKLRVQMRVEIRQLQKRLKTTSLYVTHDQLEALTMADRLVVLNGGKIEQVGTPMELYSRPATVFVAGFIGSPAMNMIDMAYLRDSGIAPQALPSGTDLIGVRPDELLLTPPAEPHLALNGTVVLLEPAGAESHIYVTLGGSDQPITVRLSGLPAVTEGAPITLYAALDGLHPFNSASGRRTG, translated from the coding sequence ATGGCCCGCATCGTGCTTGATGGCCTGTCCAAGGTCTATCCCGGCGGCGTCCAGGCGGTGAGCGACGTCAGCCTCGACATCGCCGATGGCGAGATGATCGTGCTCGTCGGCCCCTCGGGCTGCGGCAAGTCCACGCTGCTGCGCATGGTCGCCGGGCTGGAGACGATCACCGGCGGGACTCTGACCATCGGCGACCGTGTGGTGAACGGTCTGGAGCCCGCGCAGCGTGACATCGCCATGGTGTTCCAGAACTACGCGCTCTACCCGCATATGACGGTTTACAACAACCTCGCCTACGGGCTGCGCAATCAGGGCGTGGACAAGGCCGAGATCGAGCGCCGGGTGCAGGAAGCAGCCGCGATGCTGCAGATCGGCGAGTATCTCGACCGCAAGCCGCGCAATCTGTCGGGCGGCCAGCGTCAGCGCGTGGCCATGGGGCGGGCGCTGGTGCGCGAACCGGCGGCGTTCCTGTTCGACGAGCCGCTGTCGAACCTCGACGCCAAGCTGCGCGTGCAGATGCGGGTTGAGATCCGGCAGTTGCAGAAACGGCTCAAGACCACCTCGCTCTATGTGACGCATGACCAGCTGGAAGCGCTGACCATGGCCGACCGGCTGGTGGTGCTGAACGGCGGCAAGATCGAGCAGGTCGGCACGCCGATGGAGCTGTACTCGCGCCCCGCGACGGTGTTTGTCGCCGGGTTCATCGGCTCTCCGGCGATGAACATGATCGACATGGCCTATCTGCGCGATAGCGGCATCGCCCCTCAGGCGCTGCCTTCGGGCACCGACCTGATCGGCGTGCGCCCGGACGAGCTGCTGCTGACCCCGCCCGCAGAGCCGCATCTGGCGCTGAACGGCACGGTGGTACTGCTGGAACCGGCCGGGGCCGAGAGCCACATCTACGTCACACTGGGCGGCAGCGACCAGCCGATCACCGTGCGTCTCTCTGGCCTGCCTGCCGTGACCGAAGGCGCGCCGATCACGCTTTATGCCGCGCTGGACGGGCTGCACCCGTTCAACAGCGCCAGCGGTCGGCGCACAGGGTGA
- a CDS encoding cytochrome c1 has product MIKKLALSAMTVLALGSTPVLAAESGHVHDFAFSFEGPFGSYDRAQLQRGLQVYTEVCAACHGLDLVTFRSLSDETGLGLEDDVMRAYAATMEVPDGDGGYRAASGPDHFPGSSMENAPDLSMMAKARAGFHGPYGLGINQLLHGIGGPEYIASFLTGFTGEETEQGGAIFYENTAFGGNVAMPPQLEDGLLEYADGTEATEEQMAQDVAAFLMWAAEPKLVERKMWGFIGVIFLALLASLLYLTNKRLWAPVKDAAKNS; this is encoded by the coding sequence ATGATCAAGAAACTTGCCCTTTCGGCGATGACCGTGCTGGCACTGGGGTCCACCCCCGTGCTGGCCGCAGAATCGGGTCACGTCCACGACTTTGCGTTCTCGTTCGAGGGGCCCTTCGGCTCCTACGACCGGGCGCAGCTGCAGCGCGGTCTGCAGGTCTATACCGAGGTCTGCGCAGCCTGCCACGGTCTGGACCTGGTCACCTTCCGCTCGCTCAGCGACGAGACCGGCCTCGGTCTGGAAGACGACGTGATGCGCGCCTATGCGGCGACGATGGAAGTGCCTGACGGCGACGGCGGCTACCGCGCCGCCAGCGGTCCTGACCACTTCCCCGGCTCCAGCATGGAAAACGCCCCGGACCTCAGCATGATGGCCAAGGCCCGCGCCGGTTTCCACGGCCCCTATGGCCTGGGGATCAACCAGCTGCTGCACGGGATCGGTGGTCCTGAGTATATCGCCTCGTTCCTGACCGGGTTCACCGGGGAAGAGACCGAGCAGGGCGGCGCCATCTTCTATGAAAACACGGCCTTTGGCGGCAACGTCGCCATGCCGCCGCAGCTGGAAGACGGTCTGCTGGAATACGCGGACGGCACCGAAGCCACCGAAGAGCAAATGGCGCAAGACGTCGCTGCCTTCCTGATGTGGGCCGCCGAACCCAAACTGGTCGAGCGCAAGATGTGGGGCTTTATCGGCGTCATCTTCCTGGCGCTGCTGGCCTCGCTGCTCTACCTGACCAACAAGCGCCTCTGGGCACCGGTCAAGGACGCGGCCAAGAACAGCTGA
- the thiB gene encoding thiamine ABC transporter substrate binding subunit has product MTHPTFATGLLAACALAVPLMANAQTPQLRVLTYDSFIADWGPGPQIEAAFEATCGCDLVFEAAGDAAAMLARLMLEGARSDTDVVLGLDTNLTAAAAEAGLIAPHGLSPQLDLPVAWDDPLFVPFDWSWFAFVYDTTRVATPPRSFADLIDSDLSVVIQDPRSSTPGLGLLMWVKALYGDQAGAIWQGLAPRILTVTPGWSEAYGLFLEGEADMVLSYTTSPAYHIIAEGDDTKAAALFDEGHYMQVEVGGVVAGTDQPELAAQFLDFMTSDAAQALIPETNWMYPAVMPEGGLAEGFAALPRPEVSILLPADAAQALRDPALAEWRDALAQ; this is encoded by the coding sequence ATGACCCATCCGACCTTTGCCACGGGATTGCTTGCGGCTTGTGCGCTGGCAGTTCCCCTGATGGCAAACGCCCAGACACCCCAACTGCGGGTGCTCACCTATGACAGTTTCATCGCTGACTGGGGCCCCGGCCCGCAGATCGAGGCCGCGTTCGAGGCGACCTGCGGCTGCGATCTGGTGTTCGAGGCCGCCGGTGACGCCGCCGCGATGCTGGCGCGGCTGATGCTGGAGGGCGCGCGCAGCGACACCGACGTGGTTCTGGGGCTGGACACCAACCTGACCGCTGCCGCTGCCGAAGCCGGCCTGATCGCGCCGCATGGTCTGTCGCCGCAGCTGGATCTGCCGGTTGCCTGGGACGATCCCCTGTTCGTGCCCTTCGACTGGAGCTGGTTCGCCTTCGTCTATGACACCACCCGCGTCGCGACCCCGCCGCGCAGCTTTGCCGATCTGATCGACAGCGATCTGAGCGTGGTGATTCAGGACCCGCGTTCCTCGACCCCCGGTCTGGGCCTGCTGATGTGGGTCAAGGCGCTGTACGGCGATCAGGCCGGGGCGATCTGGCAGGGCCTCGCCCCGCGCATCCTGACCGTCACGCCGGGCTGGTCCGAGGCTTACGGCCTGTTCCTTGAGGGCGAGGCCGACATGGTGCTGAGCTATACCACCTCACCCGCCTATCACATCATCGCCGAGGGCGATGACACCAAGGCCGCCGCGCTGTTCGACGAGGGCCATTACATGCAGGTCGAGGTCGGCGGCGTTGTCGCGGGGACCGATCAGCCCGAACTGGCGGCGCAGTTTCTGGACTTCATGACCTCGGACGCCGCGCAGGCGCTGATCCCCGAAACCAACTGGATGTACCCTGCCGTGATGCCCGAGGGCGGTCTGGCCGAGGGGTTCGCGGCACTGCCGCGGCCCGAGGTGTCGATCCTGCTGCCCGCGGACGCGGCGCAGGCCTTGCGGGATCCCGCCCTTGCCGAGTGGCGGGATGCGCTGGCGCAGTGA
- a CDS encoding ABC transporter permease family protein, with the protein MRWRSEPFWLIGAAALVAAVLVVLNLGALGAVVWRAEGSASLSSADWSALRFTVVQAAVSALVSVALAIPVARALARRRFAGRGVLIVLMGAPFILPVLVAVIGLLAVLGRNGIVNEALVWLGLPRFSIYGFHGVILAHVFFNLPLSVRLLLQGWARIPGEHLRLSSALGFGAVARWRHIEGPMLARVVPGALAVVFLICLTSFAVALTLGGGPRATTLELAIYQAFRFDFDLGRAALLAAVQAGVGLAALLALARFTLPEGASTGMDRVAPAPPGGLAKGLDALAIALAAAFLLAPLAMVVIKGLPAVVGLPAVVWWATLRSLLVAGLSVVLLAVFAATLTAASLYRKAPEALGMAALISSPLVIGTGLFVLANPWIDPARLALPVTALVNAAMALPFALRALVPAARRAEADFARLSAALGLSTAAHWRLVLWPRLRRPAGFALGLGAALSLGDLGVIVLFAQTGSETLPMQMHRLMGAYRSGESAGAAVLLLALSLGAFVAVERIVGGRDAGA; encoded by the coding sequence ATGCGCTGGCGCAGTGAGCCCTTCTGGTTGATCGGGGCCGCCGCGCTGGTCGCGGCGGTCCTTGTCGTGCTGAACCTTGGCGCTTTGGGTGCCGTGGTCTGGCGGGCCGAGGGCAGCGCCAGCTTGAGCAGCGCCGACTGGTCTGCGCTGCGCTTTACCGTGGTGCAGGCGGCGGTGTCGGCGCTGGTCTCGGTCGCGCTGGCGATCCCGGTGGCGCGCGCGCTGGCGCGGCGGCGCTTTGCCGGGCGCGGGGTGCTGATCGTGCTGATGGGCGCGCCGTTCATTCTGCCGGTGCTGGTGGCGGTGATCGGCCTGCTGGCCGTGCTGGGCCGCAACGGCATCGTCAACGAGGCACTGGTCTGGCTGGGTCTGCCGCGTTTCAGCATCTACGGCTTTCACGGCGTCATTCTGGCGCATGTGTTCTTCAACCTGCCGCTGTCGGTGCGCCTGCTGTTGCAGGGCTGGGCGCGGATCCCGGGAGAGCATCTGCGGCTGTCCTCGGCACTGGGGTTCGGCGCGGTCGCGCGGTGGCGGCATATCGAGGGGCCGATGCTGGCCCGCGTGGTGCCCGGCGCGCTGGCGGTGGTGTTTCTGATCTGCCTGACCTCGTTCGCGGTGGCGTTGACGCTGGGCGGCGGCCCGCGCGCGACGACGCTGGAGCTGGCGATTTACCAGGCCTTCCGTTTCGATTTCGATCTGGGGCGCGCGGCGCTGTTGGCGGCGGTGCAGGCGGGCGTCGGGTTGGCCGCGCTGCTGGCGCTGGCGCGGTTCACGCTGCCTGAGGGGGCGAGCACCGGCATGGACCGGGTGGCACCTGCGCCGCCCGGCGGGCTGGCCAAGGGGCTGGACGCGCTGGCGATTGCGCTGGCGGCGGCGTTCCTGCTCGCGCCGCTGGCGATGGTGGTGATCAAGGGGCTGCCTGCGGTGGTCGGTCTGCCTGCGGTGGTCTGGTGGGCCACGCTGCGGTCGCTGTTGGTGGCGGGGCTGTCGGTGGTGCTGCTGGCGGTGTTTGCGGCGACATTGACGGCGGCGTCGCTGTATCGCAAAGCGCCTGAGGCGTTGGGGATGGCGGCGCTGATCTCATCGCCGCTGGTCATCGGCACCGGGCTGTTCGTGTTGGCGAACCCGTGGATCGACCCGGCGCGGCTGGCGCTGCCGGTGACGGCACTGGTCAATGCGGCGATGGCGCTGCCCTTTGCCCTGCGCGCGCTGGTGCCTGCCGCGCGGCGGGCCGAGGCGGATTTCGCGCGGCTCTCGGCGGCGCTGGGGCTGAGCACGGCGGCACATTGGCGGCTGGTGCTGTGGCCGCGCCTGCGCCGCCCGGCGGGCTTTGCGCTGGGGCTGGGGGCGGCGCTGTCGCTGGGGGATCTGGGGGTGATCGTGCTGTTCGCGCAGACCGGGTCCGAGACCCTGCCCATGCAGATGCACCGGCTGATGGGGGCGTATCGCAGCGGCGAGTCGGCGGGGGCGGCGGTGCTGCTGCTGGCGCTGTCGCTGGGGGCCTTTGTGGCCGTGGAACGGATTGTCGGAGGGCGCGATGCTGGGGCTTGA
- a CDS encoding polysaccharide deacetylase family protein: protein MTIIHRRTLLSGLGALGFAASAQLGTVTSAVAQTVPAVPTTPMPRLRRTHELVSLTSVHTDRPRVALTFDDGPHPQNTPHLLDILARYRVKATFYVIGQNARRYPEIVRRIVAEGHELGNHTWTHPVLSRQSDSTILTEIDRTQQMIWDTVGAVPVTMRPPYGSFTHRQMQMLFDQRNLSSVVWSVDPEDWRRPGVSVVAQRMIQGARPGAVILAHDIHGPTIRAVPAALDGILARGLQPVTMSELLAWPHWGPRGLRYVGRATTPYQG, encoded by the coding sequence GTGACCATCATACATCGTCGGACCTTGCTGTCCGGCCTCGGTGCGCTGGGCTTTGCCGCCTCGGCGCAGCTGGGGACTGTTACATCTGCCGTTGCGCAGACCGTGCCTGCCGTTCCGACAACGCCGATGCCTCGGCTGCGCCGGACGCATGAACTGGTCTCGCTCACGTCCGTTCACACGGATCGTCCGCGCGTGGCGCTGACGTTCGATGACGGCCCGCATCCGCAGAATACGCCGCATTTGCTGGATATTCTGGCCCGGTATCGCGTCAAGGCGACGTTCTACGTCATTGGCCAGAACGCCCGGCGGTATCCCGAGATCGTGCGCCGGATCGTGGCCGAGGGGCACGAACTGGGTAACCATACCTGGACGCATCCGGTGTTGTCGCGGCAGAGCGACAGCACCATCCTGACCGAGATTGACCGCACCCAGCAGATGATCTGGGACACGGTCGGTGCGGTTCCGGTCACCATGCGCCCGCCGTATGGATCGTTCACCCATCGGCAGATGCAGATGCTGTTTGATCAGCGCAATCTGTCGTCCGTGGTGTGGTCGGTCGATCCTGAGGATTGGCGACGCCCCGGCGTGTCCGTCGTGGCGCAGCGCATGATTCAGGGCGCGCGTCCGGGGGCGGTGATTCTGGCGCATGACATCCACGGACCGACCATCCGCGCGGTGCCCGCTGCCCTGGACGGTATTCTGGCGCGCGGGTTGCAGCCGGTGACCATGTCCGAACTGCTGGCCTGGCCGCATTGGGGGCCGCGCGGGTTGCGCTATGTCGGGCGGGCAACCACGCCGTATCAGGGCTGA
- a CDS encoding thiamine ABC transporter ATP-binding protein produces the protein MLGLDGVEIVLGSFRLAADLSVPQGARIAVMGPSGAGKSTLIGAVAGFVPLAAGAISWQGARIDGLAPALRPLSILFQDNNLLPHLSVFDNVALGVNPNLRLSTAQKAAVGQALVETGLSGLEARKPAQLSGGQVSRAGLARVLLRARPMILLDEPFSALGPALKRQMLDLVARIADETGATLLMITHDPEDALRLCDQTIVVAEGRAAPPAATGALLADPPPALKAYLG, from the coding sequence ATGCTGGGGCTTGACGGGGTAGAGATCGTGCTGGGCAGCTTCCGCTTGGCGGCGGACCTGAGCGTGCCGCAGGGCGCGCGGATCGCCGTGATGGGGCCGTCGGGAGCGGGAAAATCGACGCTGATCGGCGCGGTAGCGGGGTTTGTGCCGCTGGCTGCCGGGGCGATCAGCTGGCAGGGCGCGCGGATTGACGGGCTGGCCCCGGCGCTGCGACCGCTGAGCATTCTGTTTCAGGACAACAACCTGCTGCCGCATCTGAGCGTCTTTGACAATGTGGCGCTGGGGGTGAACCCCAACCTGCGCCTGAGCACGGCGCAAAAGGCGGCGGTGGGGCAGGCGCTGGTCGAGACGGGGCTAAGCGGCCTTGAGGCCCGCAAACCCGCGCAGCTGTCAGGCGGGCAGGTCAGCCGGGCCGGGCTGGCGCGGGTGCTGTTGCGGGCGCGGCCGATGATCCTGCTGGACGAGCCGTTCTCGGCACTGGGGCCGGCGCTGAAACGCCAGATGCTGGATCTGGTGGCGCGGATCGCGGATGAGACGGGGGCGACGCTGCTGATGATCACCCATGACCCCGAGGATGCGCTGCGCCTGTGCGATCAGACCATCGTGGTGGCGGAGGGTCGGGCCGCGCCGCCTGCGGCCACGGGGGCGCTGCTGGCTGATCCACCGCCCGCGTTGAAGGCTTATCTGGGTTAG
- a CDS encoding antibiotic biosynthesis monooxygenase family protein, with the protein MPIAITPDFDGQTVITTFEMTPGTCSDVLDALNDAYEAVIRHQPGFLGGALHVNDAQTRISTYSRWEKRGDFQAMLRTTEMRERNRKIAALCTHFEPVMYEVAAVF; encoded by the coding sequence ATGCCCATCGCCATCACACCGGACTTCGACGGCCAGACCGTCATCACCACCTTCGAGATGACCCCCGGCACCTGCAGCGACGTGCTTGACGCGCTGAATGACGCCTATGAGGCGGTGATCCGCCACCAGCCCGGATTTCTGGGCGGCGCGCTGCATGTGAATGACGCGCAGACGCGGATCTCGACCTATTCGCGCTGGGAAAAGCGTGGCGACTTTCAGGCCATGCTGCGCACCACCGAGATGCGCGAGCGCAACCGCAAGATCGCGGCGCTGTGCACGCATTTCGAGCCGGTGATGTACGAGGTCGCAGCGGTGTTCTGA
- the ugpA gene encoding sn-glycerol-3-phosphate ABC transporter permease UgpA, whose translation MQTKRMTFTNSRWLPYALLAPQVIITLIFFVWPASQALWQSMLRQDPFGLRTTFIWFRNFERLFADPHYLVSMKTTLIFSVSTTLLAMSVSLLFAVMVNRMIRSRDGYATFLVWPYAVAPAVAGVLWWFIFNPSIGILPYMLGGIGIEWNHRLESSHAMILVVIAAAWKQISYNFLFFLAGLQSIPQSLIEAAAIDGASRSKRFWTIVFPLLSPATFFLLVVNIVYAMFDTFGVIHATTEGGPAQATNILVYKVYRDGFIGNNLGSSAAQSVVLMGIVIVLTVVQFRWIERRVNY comes from the coding sequence ATGCAGACCAAGCGCATGACCTTCACCAACAGTCGCTGGCTGCCCTATGCGCTGCTGGCCCCGCAGGTGATCATCACGCTGATCTTCTTTGTCTGGCCCGCGAGCCAGGCCTTGTGGCAATCCATGTTGCGTCAGGACCCGTTCGGGCTGCGCACCACCTTCATCTGGTTTCGCAATTTCGAGCGTCTGTTTGCCGACCCGCATTATCTGGTGTCGATGAAAACGACGCTGATCTTTTCGGTGTCGACCACGCTGCTGGCCATGTCGGTGTCACTGCTGTTCGCGGTGATGGTGAACCGGATGATCCGCTCGCGCGATGGCTATGCGACGTTTCTGGTCTGGCCTTACGCTGTGGCCCCGGCGGTTGCCGGTGTGCTGTGGTGGTTCATCTTCAACCCGTCCATCGGCATCCTGCCCTATATGCTGGGCGGCATCGGGATCGAGTGGAACCACCGGCTGGAAAGCAGCCACGCGATGATTCTGGTGGTGATCGCCGCCGCGTGGAAGCAGATCAGCTATAACTTCCTGTTCTTCCTTGCCGGTCTGCAATCCATCCCGCAATCGCTGATCGAGGCGGCGGCGATTGATGGCGCCAGCCGGTCCAAGCGGTTCTGGACCATCGTGTTCCCGCTGCTGTCGCCGGCGACGTTCTTCCTGCTGGTGGTGAACATCGTCTACGCGATGTTCGACACGTTCGGCGTGATCCATGCCACGACCGAAGGCGGCCCTGCGCAGGCGACCAATATTCTGGTCTACAAGGTCTATCGCGACGGGTTCATCGGCAACAATCTCGGCTCGTCCGCAGCGCAATCGGTTGTGCTGATGGGGATCGTCATCGTCCTGACCGTGGTCCAGTTCCGCTGGATCGAGCGTCGGGTGAATTACTAA